GGATCGGTGGGATCCGGTATTTCCACCTCTCCAGCGATGAAGGCAAACGTCGCGCCTGCGCCGGGGGCGACCCCGCCAAGCAGCGAGGTCCCGCTGATCGTGGCACCCGCTCCAAAACCGACGTCCAGGGTCGCCAACGCTTGCAGATCAAGGTCATCGGGATCAGGAGACGTAAAGTTGGGGACATTCAGATCGTTCCCAATAAACGCCGTGCTGTTCCAGACCGTCGATCCGATCGTACCGTTCAGGCCGCCATTGACAGAGCCAAACGCCCCAGAAACATCGGCACCGTCATCATTGAAAACCGCCACATTCGACGTGTTTCGCCCCGGGATGAGGCTGTTACTCTCGATCAAGCCCGGCAGGTTGCCCAACTCGATCTGGCCGGTCGCCGGGTTGTACTGAGCCGCGATCAACTCAACGATGATGTCGCCATCAAGCTGAACCTCGACCGTGTTGTCAGTCGAATCCACATAAACAAAGGTGTCCCCGCCTACGAGCGTCGTCAGCAGAACGCGAGGCTCCAGCGCTTCAAGCTGCAGCCGCGATGCCGCAGCCGGCTTGGGTTCGCCACCCTTCCCCTTGCCCCCGAACGCCGATCCCCTGTCTAAAGCCGAACGAAGAAGCTTTTTAGGTGAGAACACTTAGACACCTTTCCGTCTGCTGCGAGGCCGCGGGTTGAACGAACTGATCTAAGACTCGATCCATCTCCAGAGAACAGCTTAAATAGTACCGGCGAAGGCGCACTGCACATGGAGAAGGATGGCACGGGTGGAAGATCTCTGGCTGGAGGGCGGTGAACAACAGATGACGCCCCTAAAAAACTCAACCGGCCTTCGCCGACACAGTCGAGGTCAAGGAACCAAGCTAAACGCCGCCCCATACAAGTGTCAAGGATCTCCCGCCCTCCCCACAACCCTTCCCCACCGCCCAACCAGGCCCGAGAACCTCACCAGCCACACCCTGCTTACGTCCGAAAACACACACACCACCATTGACAGCACCGCCCCGAAGGGTTCCAATCATGGACTAACCCACACCGAACATGAACCATGATCACTCACCAGTGACCCCCATGCAGGAATCCACAGCTCAAGCCCGGCTCGCCGTTCAGCAGGCCCTCGAGCAGTTCCAACAGCTCGGTGCCGCCGCCGACACGCCCCCCACCGAGGTCGCCAAACGCGTCCTCGCCCTCGTAATCAGCTCTACCCAAGCCTCAGCTGGCGTCGTCTGGCTCACCACCGACGCCTCTGGGCGGGCCTTCAGGGGCATCGCCGCCGAAGGACAACCCGCCCGACGCATTATCGATGAGAACTCGGAACCCGTCGGCGAGGTCGCCAACGCCCTCCGAAAAGCCTGGTCCGACCCCGCCCAGGCCGTCGTGGTCCCACCCGGCGAGATGTCCTTCCAGAACTGCGGCCTAGAGAACGTGGTTCAGTTTTATCTGGCGATCTCCACCGGCCGCAAACGCCTGGGCGTCCTCCAGATCATCTACGCCGACAACCTCGACCCCAAGATCTACCGCGAGTACGTCGGCTTCGCCCAGAAAGCCGCCGAGTCCATCGGCCGCCAGTTCGGACACCGCCAGACCGAACTCGTCGAGCGTTCCGCAACCCATTATAAGGCCCTGCTTGCCCTCCTCCAGAACCTTGGCCGCATCGAAAAGCCCGACGAACTCGCTCACGAACTCGCCCAAGGTGCCCGCCAGCTCTTCAAGGCCCAGCGGGCCGCCGTCGTCGGCTTCTGGCCGCGAAAACCCCAGGCCTGGTTCTCAGACGCCCTCGACCCTAATCCCAAAGCCAATCTCGCTCACGCTGTTCGCACCATCGCCGATGCCGCCCGCCAGGCGGGTCAACCCATCGCTTTCCAGAAGGGCCAGCGGCTCCAGGGTGAAGCCGGAGAACTACAACCATTTGTCGACCAACTCTTCGAGCTGGGTGGGGCTCAGGCCGCCGTCGTGACACCGATCAGCGAAGGCGACCGCACCGACGCCGTCCTGATCGTAGAGCACGAGGCCGCCGTGGACGCCAGCAAGCTCGCCCCAGCCGAACTCGAGCTCGCCCAGTGCGCCGCACCCTTCCTCGCTCGATCCATCGAACTCGATTCACGACCCCTCCGAAGACTATCCCTCCAACTCGCTCAAGCCCGCACCCACCCCCGTCGCGCCGCCTGGCAGGCCACCGCGCTCGCCGCCATCATCCTGACGTTCATCATGGCCATGGTGATGCCCTTCCCCATGGCCATCCGCGCCGATGCCCGCCTCGAACCCCATCAGCAGCACACCCTGACCGCCCCCTTCTCCGGCACCATCACCGAGATCTTGGTCACCCCCGGACAAACCGTCGAGCCCGACCAGCCACTGCTCCAACTCGACACCACCGACCTCGATCAGGAACTCGCCTCGGTCCGCCAATCCATCCTCGAACAGGAACTCGCCCTCCGAGAAGCCCGCACCACCCAACGCCCCGGCGAAATGCTGCTCGCCGAACTACGCACCGAGCAGCTTCGCATCCAGGAAGCCGCCCTGCTACGCCGCATCGATCGCTCCACCCTCCGCAGCCCCATCGCAGGCGTCATCCTCACCAGCCGACCCGAAGAACTCCTCGGCAACACCGTCGATGAAGCCGCCGGCCTCCTGCGCATCGGCAACCTCTCAGGCTTCGACCTCGTCGTCGATGTCCCCGAACAAGACGTCGGCCTCGTCCAGATACGCCTCGCAGACGGTAACGAAGTCCCCGCGACCTTTCTCAGCCGACCCTGGCCAGACCTCGAACAAACCACCCGCTTCGCCAGCCTGCTCGACCTCTCGCCCTCCAGCAGCCCCGACCCCATGACTCAGCTGGTCCGCTATGAGCTACGCACCGACATCCAGCTCGAGGGACTCGAGCCCCACCTCGCGCTGGCCAACCCCACCGGCCGCGCACGTCTCGACCTCGGCTACGCCCCGCTCGGCTGGCGACTCTTCCGAGAAGCATGGCACTACATCCGCATGACGCTCTTTTAGTCCTGCCGGAGCCTCATGCAGTGAACCCCTACAAACCCAGGCCAACACAGCCAACAGGCCAACCCGCCGCTCCCGACGCGCCGCCCCCGGTACCCCTGCCCGCGGCGCGCGCCGACCTACTCATCTCCCCGCAGCTCTACCACGGACAGTCCGTCTACGTCGTCAAAGACCCTGTCGGACTCACCTATTTCCGCATCCGCCCCGCCGAGTACTTCGTCCTCAGACAACTCGACGGCCACAACACCGCCGAACACATCGCCACGCTCTCCGAAGCACGCTTCCCCGACGCCGGTCTCTCCGCCGATGAGATCCGTGCCTTCACGCACCAGCTCCTCAGTGCCGGCCTCCTACTCCCACCCGATCCCGAAGCCGCCAAGCGCCTCAGAGGTATCCGCGACCTCCGCCGATCCAAGATGCGCAAGGCCAAGCTCAAGAGCTTCCTGTTCATCAAGATCCCCGTCTTCGACCCCGAACGATTTCTGACCTGGCTCTATCGCTACGTCGGCTTCGTGATGAACCGGCCAATGATGATCCTCACCATCATCTGGATGCTTGCCTCAGCGGTCATCGCCCTGGCCCACCTCCAGCACATCGGCAACCTCGCCTTCCCGATCCTCAGCTGGACCAACGCCCTGATCTTCACGTCCGTCTTCCTCGCCATCAAAGTCATCCACGAGATCGGCCACGGCCTCGCCGCCAAGCACCACGACCTCGAAGTCCATGAGACAGGCGTCATGCTCATGGTCTTCCTCCCGCTGTTCTACGTCGATACCTCCGACGCCTGGACCCTCCCCGACAAACGCGATCGGCTCTGGATCACCGCGGGCGGGGTCTTCATCGAGATGATCTTCGCCGCCGCCGCTGTATGGATCTGGATCGCCAGCGAGCCAGGCTGGATCAACCAGCTCGCCTTCAACATCATGCTCTCTGCTTCTATCACCTCCCTCCTCTTCAACGCCAACCCCCTACTCCGCTACGACGGCTACTACTTCCTTATGGACTGGGTCGAAGTCCCCAACCTCCAGTCCAAGTCACTCAAGTTCCTCGGGCAATCGTTCGACCGCTATATCCTCCGCTCGCAACCCAAAGAACCGACCCCCGATGAAGCCAAGCGGATGCCCGTCTTCTTTGTCACCTACGCCGTCGCCGCAGGCCTCTACCGCATCATCGTCCTTCTGAGCATCGTCCTCATCGCGTGGACGCTGTTGGACGCCTTCGGCCTCCAGGCCATCGGAGCACTCCTTGGCGTGTTCTCACTGACCACGATGATCCTCCTCCCCGCATGGAAAGGACTCCGGCACGTCTGGAACACCCAGCTCCAATCTCCCACACGCATCGCCGCCACCGCTGTCGTCCTCACCCTCGCGGCCCTCGGCCTGTTCGCGATCTGGTCCTTCCCCGTCACTGAATCGGTCCGGCACCCGGGCGTCATCCTCGCCGAACACCGTGTGCCAATCTATGTCCAAACCGAGGGTGAACTCCGAGAAGTGCTTGTCGATACCGGACAGCAAGTTATGGCCGGAGAGCCGATCGCCATCCTCTCAAACAGCCGCCTGACCGACACTGTCGCTGACCTCCGTATCCAACTCCAAATCCTCGAGGTCGAACGCAACATCGCACGCCGCGACGGCAAGACTGTCGATACCGCCTCCCTCCAGATCCAGATCGATCAACTCAACGACCAACTCCTCTATGGCGAGGAACAGGTCAACCGGCTCACCCTCCGCGCACCCTTCGACGGCCGACTCCACATCAAAGGGAAACTCAAGGACCTCGTCGGCCTCCGAATCCCACGCGGACAGACCATCGGCTCGCTCGTAGGCGACGAAAACCGACGACTCGCCCTAATCGTCCCGCAGGATGACGCCGCTCTGGTCCAACCCGGTCTCAAGGCCAGAGCACGCCTCTGGTCCGCCCCATGGCACGAACTCCACGGCACCGTGGTCGCCGTCGAACGAGCTGGCGTCAGCCAACTCCCCCACCCCGCCCTCGCCACCACCACGGGCGGGGAGGTGGACACCCAGCAAGGCGACCCGTATAAAAGCGCCCCCAGCCGACCTTCCATCCTCGCGTGGATCGAACTGGACCCCGGCACCGATCAGGCCCCGTGGTGGACCGACGGCATGACAGGACGAGGCCGCATCGAAACCGGCCAGACACGTCTCGGACCCGAACAGTGGCGTCGCCTAAGACAAGCACTCACACTCGACTGGTGGATCTGAAACAACAACATTCCCAGGCTCTAAAGCCTGGCTCTCAAAAAAAGAGGAACTCAAGAAGTGGCCAAGACCGAAACCGAAAAGAACGAAACCGTCACCGCGCCCGATCAGCAGCAGGGCCAGCAGCTCCAGCTCCGCATCGATGACGCTGATGCCCCCACCTACTACGCCTCCACCGCCCGAGTCGCTGGCACCGGCGAGGAAATTACCCTCGACCTCTCCCGCGGACTCCAGCCTGGTACCAACAACCAGGCCACCATGAAGATCGACGCCCGCGTCATCCTCAGCCCCTGGGCGGCCAAACGCCTCGCCATGGCCCTTGGCCAGGCCGTCACCCGCTACGAGCAAACCTACGGCACCCTCGAGATCGACCCCCGCAAACGCCTCCAACCCGGCGCGAAGAACGGCTAACTCCTTGATCGCCATCCGGTCATCCCTGAGAGGACTGGCGACGGCCACCCTGGCCCTGGCCATCGCCGCACCCTCGACCGGCTCGGCTCAACAATCCGAACCCGTCACCCTCGACGCCCTGCGCGAGCGCATCGCCGAGATCGAAAACCTCCCCGGTCTCGGTCGAGGGCAGATCGCTGTCTGCGTCGTCGATGTCGCCGGGCGTGAGGTCATCCTCGCACGCAACGCCCAACGCGCGATGGCCCCCGCCTCGGTACTCAAGGTCGTAACCTCCGCCGCAGGTCTCGCCCGACTCGGGCCCGAGTACACCTGGAAAACCCACCTCCAGACCGTAGGCACCG
This Phycisphaeraceae bacterium DNA region includes the following protein-coding sequences:
- a CDS encoding efflux RND transporter periplasmic adaptor subunit → MNHDHSPVTPMQESTAQARLAVQQALEQFQQLGAAADTPPTEVAKRVLALVISSTQASAGVVWLTTDASGRAFRGIAAEGQPARRIIDENSEPVGEVANALRKAWSDPAQAVVVPPGEMSFQNCGLENVVQFYLAISTGRKRLGVLQIIYADNLDPKIYREYVGFAQKAAESIGRQFGHRQTELVERSATHYKALLALLQNLGRIEKPDELAHELAQGARQLFKAQRAAVVGFWPRKPQAWFSDALDPNPKANLAHAVRTIADAARQAGQPIAFQKGQRLQGEAGELQPFVDQLFELGGAQAAVVTPISEGDRTDAVLIVEHEAAVDASKLAPAELELAQCAAPFLARSIELDSRPLRRLSLQLAQARTHPRRAAWQATALAAIILTFIMAMVMPFPMAIRADARLEPHQQHTLTAPFSGTITEILVTPGQTVEPDQPLLQLDTTDLDQELASVRQSILEQELALREARTTQRPGEMLLAELRTEQLRIQEAALLRRIDRSTLRSPIAGVILTSRPEELLGNTVDEAAGLLRIGNLSGFDLVVDVPEQDVGLVQIRLADGNEVPATFLSRPWPDLEQTTRFASLLDLSPSSSPDPMTQLVRYELRTDIQLEGLEPHLALANPTGRARLDLGYAPLGWRLFREAWHYIRMTLF
- a CDS encoding DUF3467 domain-containing protein; translated protein: MAKTETEKNETVTAPDQQQGQQLQLRIDDADAPTYYASTARVAGTGEEITLDLSRGLQPGTNNQATMKIDARVILSPWAAKRLAMALGQAVTRYEQTYGTLEIDPRKRLQPGAKNG